The genomic window GCCAGGGGTTTCACTCCCACCACAACAAAAAACTAACAACACTAATTACTAACAAATAAGGATAAGTGGATAATATTAAGGACCAAATTGCTAGTAAGTTGGAAAATATAGACTTTAATTGATAGTAAGTGATTAAATATAAGGATAAATTTGACAATTTAATAGAGTCATGGACCATTTTAAAATGTTCATAAAGTCAAAGACCTATTTGTGGGTGATTTACTCCCTTAAATTTATAAGACCTATTATAGGGTGAATGTAGATAATCACTATAGACATCATCGAATAACTAAAACATAATGAAAATCAATGAACAttcataacaaaataaaaaaatgaatacaaaATTATCCCATCAGACGCGtcaaattttaacaaaaagaaGTTGCATTGGAGAGATAGGTACATCTTGCACCCATATCTGTCCCCATATGCATATCCTCAATTACCCTTCCAGACAACGACCCCAATACATAATACAAACGTCTCTCCAATCACCTCTCACTATATGTtattattaattcaaataaaacaaaattagtgGACCTACCGGCTACCACATTTGTTTTTGTAATGAAACATAATCTTATCTTACTACTataataacaaattttaatcaaaataaaaattctgtaATGATTCAAAAAATCAAATACTTTAttacaaacataataaaatattatattcactaataaaaaaaatatgataaaatactAGTAACATTTATCTCATGTTCGCAATATCTCAATAAGTCTAACTCTAACTCAACTGCAAAATGTCGACAttgtttttttcaaacaagaaaTGTCGACATTGTTAGGCTAAATATTTGTGGTATATTGAGTTCGAACTCGAAATCTCTCATAGCTAAGTTTTATGCGGTGTTTACCATTTCATCTATACACAACAAAAAACTTAATAGTACACAATCTAAAAGAGAAAACACAAAATTGTAGCATAAttattcttataatttttttttaaactcggTATTCAAGGACACTAATTTCACCGTCCACTAAGAGGCTAAATTGAAACTAGAGTGTTTGTTTCGTATGAACTGACCCAACACAGAAAGTTATTAGTGGAAAAATTAGTTAATAATATCCATGAAATCTTGAACCTATACTATGATAGTATATGATAAATTGACAACAACACACACAGTAATGATATTTGTACGTGGTTTAAAAAATAAGACACGGACACGGACACAATGATATCCATGAAATCTTGAACGTGACACTATGATAGTATACTATGAAGCACAGCACGGACACGGACACATACGGCGGACATGACACGGACACatacgtcgacaccgataataatttaagaaaatgacataattaagtgTAATTATAAGAGTCGGGTGTCCCGTGGACGGGACACGGCTAATATGAGGaatgtccgtgcttcatagatagTATATGATAAATTGACAACGACACACAGAGTAATGATATTTGTATACGAGAAATGAAAATAGAAGTAAAAGTGATTACTCACATCTAGAAGCCGCTTGGTTTCATCAGCATTCAGTTGCAACCTCACAATCCTAGAGCTTCGAGGAGGATCAGCATTCACAAAACTCAAATTCGAAAACCTAAACGCATTAAGCGAGTAACCAAGCACGTCAAACCCACGCGCCCAAAACGGTTTATTCTTCTTCCCTTCAGGAATCAGATCCTCAATTGCAAGATTCACCTTCTCACCACCCTTAACTTCACCTCCACCACCATCTTCACCACCTCTTCCAGCAACAAGCCTCAACAATTCCTTCAACAACGCAACCGCCGCAGCACGGTCACAAACCGACGTATGCAACCGCAAAAACACCGCAAACCGTTTCTCATCAATCGTATACGTACTAGCATACATAACATCTACATCATTAGGATCTCGCCACGTGTCACGGTTCATCTCGTGTTCGAGTAAAGCATGGAAAGGATCGATTGAATCATGATCGTTAGCTTGTGTTTGGAGGATTTGGGAAGTTGATTGAAGATCGAAGGGTTGGATTTGAACGCGAGGATTTGGAGGAGTTACGAATTGGAAAGTGTTGGTGGTTGTGTCGAAATGGATCTTTGAACGGAGGATTGGATGGGAAATTTGGAGTTTGTGGAGGGCGTTTTGGAGATGAGGGATTTGTGGAGGTTTAGATAGAAGGAGACTTAGGACGGTGGAACCGGTGCCGCCGGGAACGGCTTTGCACCAGCCGTATTCGGTGCCGCCGACGGGTCGGGTTGGGAGTGATGGTTGATCTGGGTTTTCACTCCCGCGTTCTTGGGCCATGGTGTTGTTTTGTTAGAATTAGAATGAGATGAGAAGGGAGTGTGGAAATGTAACACAAGTACAAAGAAGCGAGGAAAGTGATAACATCATCTATTATTGCGTATTATTATTAGATTAGACTTGTCTATAATTGAGGACAAATTATTAGTTGGCATTTTCTTAtggggtcatgctaaccgggggcaccggttaagaaaaccaaaaaaggaaattttaaaattgaaaataacactttttagacttttgaggcgttgactgcacaaacttcaatatgatattactatatttggttccttaaatagtgccccgggggcactctttagcattttcctttctTATGTATTGCTAAATGATGATAAATTGATGGCTATATATTTGTCTTttatctctattttatttttatttaaaaagttttaaatcaGTTTAATTGGTCCATAATGTTgcaattgaaaaagaaaaaaaaaatcgaagtCAACATAagtttgtcatttttttaaaatcttgaGCTAGTTTCGTCTAACTTTCTGTTAAATTTTGAGCTAATTTCGTCTAAAACTTTTTGTGGCATTCTCCCAAGTTGTCCACGTATGCAACTCTATTAGCCACACAAAcgatttaaatataaatttgactaaaatgactaattcgaaatattttaaatgtaaaggacaaaaaaaattgaaacataaaataaatgtaaaggATCAAACATGCAATTAAGTCATAATACTTGTATGTCATCGACATTTGAACCTATTATTTGGTCACATTCACATTTGAAGATTTGTCAACGAAGCCACAAATAATTTGCTTACCATGCTCCCTTCATCTTTAGAGATCAAGAATGTTGTTTTTCAATGAACAAAGATGGGGCTCCTGGTCCTGATGGGTTTGGAGcttttttctttcaaacttATTGGGATGTTATCAAAACTTATGTCTATGAAGCAGTTCTTGAATTTTTTCAACATAATTGGATCATGCCTAATAATTACAATGCTAACACAATTGTGTTGATTCCTAAAGATTCTAATGCAGACATCATTGCCCAATTTAGCCCAATTGCTTTGGCTAATTTTAAATTCAAGATCATTTTGAAGGTGTTAGTTAGCAGGCTAACATTATCTCTAAAGAGCAAAAAGGGGTttattaaaggtagtgaaatcAAATATTGTATTTGTTTGAGTTCAGAAGCTATTAACTTGTTGCACAAGAAATCCTATGGAGGCAAGCTATCAAGATTGATATAGCTAAGACTTTTGACACCCTTGACTGGAGTTTCTTGTTAAAAGTGCTTAATGCTTTCGGCTTTAGCCCTTTGTTCTAAAATTGGATTCATACCATATTACATGCTGCAAAGCTATCCATTTCCATAAATGGTAAGCATGAAGGCTTCTTTGATTGTTCTAGAGGAGTGAGACAAGGGAATCCATTTTCACCACTTCTTTTAGTCTTGCAGAGGAGGTGTTAAGTAGAGACCTTACTAAACTTGTGTTGTGGAGGAAGGTAAACTAAAACCTCTGAAGGGTTCAGCATAGGTACTTTAGCTTTCATCTATATATCTTGGAGTCCCAATCTTTAAAGGAAAGCCAAAAGCTATTTACTTCCAACCTCTTGTTGATAAGATAAAGACCAAACTTGCCTCATGGAAAGCTTCTTTACTCTCCTATATATGCTGGAAGAGGTCAGTTAATCAAAAGTGTATTTCAAAGCATGATGATTTACTCTATCTCTATCTATTCTTGGCCTGTTAGTTTAATTAAAGAGCTTGAAAGATCCAGATATAGGGCACTAATGAAAGAAAGAGCTTTGAAAATCCAACCGAGATGTGCAAAAGAATGGGGTAAATTATGGAAGATCCAAGCACGACCTAAATCCAAACACTTGCTATGGAGGATTTGTAAGGATTGTTTACCTTCCCAACTTAGATTAAGAAATTGTTTCGTCCAATGTCCAACTGAATGTCCGGTATTTACGGTAGAAACAATGGTGGATTGGCACATATTCTTTGATTGTGAAGGGAGCAAGGAAGCTTGGAATGTCATGGACTGGAACATGTTCTACAAAAATGGATGCAAAGTGAGCCAAAATATAAAGGAATGTATTTTTAATATATGCTGTCATGAGAGTATGCTAACAGCAGGTAAAGCTTCGATTTTGATTTGGCATATATGGCAGAACCGAAACAGCTTTGTATGGATACATAGCAAAATAAGTGCAAGACATGTGGGCATGAAGGCTATTCAAGCATGGGAAGAGTGGACCACAGTACAAGGCATATTTGATGAACAAAACCAAACAATTATGCAGCACAATAACCGAATTTTGCAGCAGCCAAGAGTGAACCCGATAGCAGCACATTGGACTCCACCTTGCCCCGGTTTCTTGAAGTGTAATGTCGATGCTAGTTTTAATGATGCAGCTAGATCCACGGGAAGAGGATGGGGATGGTGCTTataaacataagggatcaaattgaaacttaaaataaatttaagggaccaaatatgcaattaagtcAAATAATAAAGAGTTTCATGGACATGCTACAttagtgtaaaatatttttacacgaaTGTCCAATAGGAATCAATTATTCCTCCACATCATATCATTAGAGTGGGGTGTAGTAGAGTGATTTGGCTGAATACATAATTGACATTGAATgatagtataaaataattttacattttcGATGCATGTCCCATTTTCTCAATAATAAACACAtaattatttagaataaaacaTTTTGgggtttaaaaattaaaacattttattatataatatatttcacATGTAATTAAATATGTCAATTTTATATTGATATTTAATAGTGTCTTTACTGTTTTTCTAGATGTGtcctttgatttatttttatacataaaaTAGTACATTTATCAAAACATATCAAATATTTCCTcgggtcttttttataagaaacacttcaCCTATATAGATTCATTGAATCATTAATGTATATGATCTACCTTaaagactagatacattaattatttaataaatctaaaaaaataaaatgtttcttataaaaaaaatcagagaaaatatattaataaatttaaactttttatatatttgttttcttctttcctgAACACCTATAAATATATGTTCTTGTTTTATCTATTATATTATTCTAACTTTCAAATAACATAAGTTATTCACTTTCATAAAACATTTGTTAAAGGCATAATGCctctattaaataaaaaatttcgcATTCTATATGTTTTGATGTTGCTATCAATGGTCAATATTCTTGCAATGGCGAACTACCGTCATGTGAATATTGTTAACTCTTTGGAAGACAATTTAGACTTAACCATTCATTGCAAATCAAAAGATGATGATCTTGgagttcatcttcttcatcatggTGATAGTTTTGGTTGGAAATTTCATAATGCCTTTTTTGGCGAAACACTATTCTTTTGTTCCTTTCAATGGAATAATGAATTTCATCACTTTGATATATACATAGCAGGTAGAGATACTTATAGATGTTTTATTTGTGATTGGTCTGTAGTAAAATCTGGACCTTGCCTCAATCTGCCAAAGCAGTCTATTTGCTATCCTTGGGATgagtaattaattattaatgtaATACCGTTTTTTATCTTAATAAATTATGTATTTGCGGTATTGAGAATCATATCTTTATCTTAATAAATTATGGAATATATTATTGAGCTATCTGTTAGTGGATCATCTAGAAGCAAGAGTGGATGATTGAACTCTTTAGATTATACCATTTCATTGTTATCAATTAGTTGGTTTATAGGGGctatagtttttaaaatattagcAATTATATGATATTGATGAATAAAATTTAGGGTAAATGGTCATTTatcccctgcaaaataagcaaattttcgtttacccccctatgcagattttttttctgtttaccccctgcaaaaaatagattccctcattttgcctcctaggtgtacagcaggacatgtgactgtgcaaatctgctgacgtggcttgtacacgtggaaaaaatcatttatatttattttttatattccacatcagataatttttttaaaaaaaaaaatcctacaaaataaaaaaacgaattttctttttttttttccccaaaatttgtttcctacaaaattttaaaaaaaatttcctaaaaaaaaaaaaaatcttttgtcctttaaacaaatttaaaactATTTCCAACAAGTAAAAAATgtcctcccaaaataaaaaaataaattttcttattttactccgaaataaagtttatttccaaaataaaaattttaaagatttattttcaaattttcttgaattaaaaaaaaacataatctttatttttaaaaacaaaactttattttatttttaatctctttgaattaaaaaaaatagaaaaagaaattttatttgtgtttttctcttgtaccaaaaccatttgccctagaactagaaaaatagaaagaagcagaagacaataacgAAGTAGAAGACGACGAAGAATACGATCACGACGGTGGAAGAAAATGATTCCGACGAAGATtctgttgtttttttaattcaaaaaggtttggaaataaatctttaaaatctttattttgggagcaaaataagaaaattagtttttttatttttggaaaaaaaaattatttgtaggaaatttttttaaaattttgcagtaaaaaaattttatttgtaggatttattttattttggaaaaaaaaataaataagaaaatttgttttttttattttataggaaaaaaatttaattttttttgtaggatttttttattttgaaaaaaaaataaataagaattttttttaaaaattttgtaggaaaaaaattttaaatttttttttttttgaaaaaaatattatctgacgtggaattttaaaaataaatataaacgttttttccatgtgtacaagtCACGTCAGCAAAATTgcacagtcacttgtcctgctgtacacacagggggcaaaatgagggaatcaattttttataggggggtaaacagaaaaaaaatctgcataggggggtaaacaaaaatttgcttattttgcaggtgggtaaatgatcatttaccctaaaatTTATATGGTATCTCTAAAAAAACACACGAGAGGCTGTATAAGTTTATGTAGAGTTTGACATTAATATATTCTATTGGCTGTTTTCCCGTGCAAAGAatgcatatttttttgaattgtgTAATATTAAATCAAATTTCACGGATAATGAAATCATACCAGTCCATCAAGTTGTTTATTGAAAACCAGATTTTTTACCTGTAACATTTTGACAGGATGTGTtttcataatatataattatccATTTTATTTGATCACAAATTTATATagcatttgaaaattaaaaattatgtacaaaattactaaaatttGGTGCTTCCTGTGCGTTAACACAGGTACTCAGACTAGGTAAAAATACCTACACCAAAAAagaatgttattttaatttttttatcaataaaaaaaaagaatgttaTTGAAAGTCGGTACTTCCAAGTTCAACTATCAATGTTGTTTTTCCAGAAGTATGATTATGCATTATATTTTGGTTTTACATAGAAATAATGCATATCTTTTTGAATTGTGTAATATTAAGGCAAATTTCACGGATACTGAAATCTTAATTGTCTGACGAGTTCTATATTgatgaatatatatttatttactataaTATTTTGACCATACGTATATTTACTGTACGAAATTACTACAAGACGGTGTTTCCTGTGCGTTAGCACGGGCACTGGAACTAGTATATaaaaaacacataataaaaatcatattttttactaaaaaaaatcatatttatttaaaaattacttatttaaataaaaggagaaagaaaaaaaacattatagagGGGTGATAGTGATACTGTGTAAAAAAATGGTCAAAAGCCAACCGATTCATTAAAGAGTCTCGGTTAGTCACCAAGTAGAGAGATAGATTATAAGGAACTCACCGAGGCTTAGAGTCTCAACTCACTtcctttattgttttttttttttgacagaattgagtgaTCGGTTATAAAAGTTTAGATATTGATAATATGCTTGCAATTTTAGGAAGTTTGTCTTTTTCATTTATAGCAAACCGTACCATCTAGTAAAATATACTAGTACATGTTTAAGGGTGTTCTCGTTTTAagaaaatgataagttatattGAAATTCATAGTAAAATATGATTAGACTATAATTCTATATAGGAACCACCGGATTTGTGTCCTCTAAATTCTAAAGTGAGCAATTCATCATAGAGAGTATAAAGTTGAAAATATCAACCATTAATtaccaacaaaattaaaatagaatCATAACAAATAATgagtttgttaaaataaaaactttttttttgacaaattaaaataaaaatttagtttttttttactttacaCTTTTATTTAGTTTAGTTGATGAAAATCTAAGAACAACCATCTATAGAGTTGCGCATCATTAacaatgaaaaatgaaataagacagcaaaaaaaaaaaatagatgtaaGTCATTCATATTCTTTCTTTTGTACTTCAATCTATTATCCTGAGAAAAAACTTTAGAAAAGACAACTACTAGTTCTgtgagcttagttcagttgACATGACAGaaacatcgcattatatatatgcatgagGTTGAAGATTCGAACACCAATCAAACCATTTATCCACTTTAAGAAtgaaatttttaatcactaaGTTATTtgacgaagaaaaaaaaaaccaatatacaCTTAAGTGGCTTTCCATCATCATATAGACCATTCCAAGCTTTACTTTATTAGTCAACCAATGTGTATCACATTCCTATCTAGAAAACATCCTCCGATCATCTAAAGCCAAAATATCAACCACAAACAAGACGtctaaaaatttgaattattattactacGCGTTTTTTCCACAAGCAACAGTACAAGAGCTTTATCATCAAATACGCGTTTTCCCACGGGCAACCGTACAAGagcttttcttcaaaatttgacTCAGAGGACTCACTATTGGTAGAGAAATGACACGAGCAAACAGTTCAAAGAGGGTGTGGATCATGCGTTTTACATTCCAGACTTTCTAGTACTATAGGGTTGTGGATCTTCTTAAAAGGGTTTAAAGAGTCATGCATAGGCATAGCAATGTTATGTCTCATAAATCTCTAGATGTAATTTTTAAGAAGatatttttgtgattttgtcatttaaaaggGATTTGCGATTCAATTTATTGTCTGTTATTTACCTTtcattcatatgtaattattattattagccaATGCAATTCAGAGAGAAAAACAAGGGATTGTAATCGACAACAAGAAAAGATTGTAGTGAAGTGCGACTAACAaagatttataataaaataatctgAACTGTTAATTTAAATCTAATGGTTATAATTTATTGTTCCTCATTTCTCATATATACTcccccaaattataagggaaaaaaacccattttttttgtcccaaattataagagaaaaaatcattttcaagaatgtttttcccttgatctcataaaattaaatgcaaatcgcatttaattttctctctctcccattttctcaataaataacaaccaataaaaattggttttacatcttcctatgcaacttattccaagaaaaacccacaaaaacatatttcaaattatcatgttttattttttcttaataagtgtaatttttttattttcccttataatttgggacggatggagtacaTACATATATGTATACACACACAAAGtagaattacaaaaaaaaaaattagaatttaaaaAACCGCGAGTAAACCATTTTTCCAAAGTTTTATTTGAAGAAgataaattagcccacccaaatttgCGCCAGAGataatcgaacctcagacctcaagagaagcacactcccaggtctcAAGCCAATATCAATGCACAAATACAAGTGGATTCCATTTTTCCAATGTTAAAGCACGTGTCcttggaaaaataaaatgatggaGATGCCTATTTATTATGTTGTGTTTGTGGAGTCACCATTGTGCAATTTTGCTTCATTCACTTTCCTCAAAGATGTCTAGATACAAATGCTTTGTTTTTGTCATTGTTTTCCATTTGAGTCACCAATCAtcatttggatgtttggaacaGGAGAGGCAAGCACTTGTTGAACTCAAAGGAAGTTTTAAGGATCCATCATTTAGACTTTCCTCTTGGGAAGGAAATGATTGTTGCAAATGGAAAGGTGTTAATTGCAGCAACATTACAGGACATGTTGTAATGCTTGATCTTAGCAATCCATATTCAAAACATAAGCTTGAATCTCAACATCTCCATCCTTCTCTTTCACAGTTCAAATATCTTAGTCATTTGGACCTTAGTGGAAACAATTTTAATTCAAGTCCAATACCAAAGTGGATCCATTCTATGAACCATTTACAATTCCTTGATCTCTCTGATTCCCATTTTAGTGGCATGATCCCAAACAATCTAGGAAACCTCACAAAATTGTCCTATCTTGATCTCAGCTACAATTCTTGGTTACACTCTGATGACATCTATTGGGTTTCAAAACTTTCATTGCTTCAATATCTTTCCATGAATGATGTTTTTCTTGGGAAGGTACACAATTTATTCATGGTTGTTAACATGCTTCCTTCTTTGTCAGAATTAGACTTGAGGAACTGCGGCATAATTACACAAATGCATAGTGATCATCAAATTGTTAGTTACACAAATTTTTCTAGCATTGAGTCTCTCTATCTTGCAGACAATAAACTTGATGGTTCAGATCTGAATGCTTTTAGAAACACGAGTACTTCAATTGAAGTTATTGACCTTTCTAACAACAGTCTCAGTTCAGTTCCATTTTGGTTTAGTAATTGTGTCAAACTTGAATATCTCATTCTTAGAAACAATGCTCTTAATGGCTCAATTCCACTCCCTCTTCAAAATTTGACTTCCTTGATAGAGCTTGATCTTTCCCAAAATAACATTGAATATGTTCCATTGTGGTTAGGAGGGTTACAGAGTCTTTCATATCTCAGTCTGGAAGGGAATCAAGTAAACCATATTGAGGATTCTCTCCCAACAATTCTAGGAAATATGTGTCATCTTAAGATACTACATTTGTCTGGAAACCGACTTCAAGGAAATGCACTCGTCGGTAATTTACAACCCGCAAGATGCATTGGATTTGATTTAATGGTACTGGATTTGAGCAACAACAATTTCAATGATCAGCTGCCAATATGGTTGGGACAACTTAAAAATATGGTAGTCCTCACACTTCGTTTGAGTTTTTTCCATGGTCCTATTCCAAATTTTTTGGGAAAATTGTCAAACTTAGAATATTTATCCCTTGCTAACAATCACTTGAATGGATCTATTCCAAACTCTCTAAGAAAACTTAGAAATCTAAGCTACTTGGACATTTCTAATAACCACTTGTTTGGGGGTCTTCCTTGTAGTATAACAGAACTTGTCAATCTAAAGTATCTGCTTCTgaacaataataatttgagtgGTGTTCTTCCTAATTGTATTGGACAATTTGTCAATCTTAACTCCTTGATTATTTCTTCTAATAATTTTTCTGGTATTATACCTAGGAGTATTGAACAATTAGTTAGTCTAGAACACCTTGATGTGTCAGAAAACTCTCTGAATGGTACAATCCCACAAAATCTTGGTCAACTTTCAAAATTGCACACCCTCTATCTTAGTAAAAACAATTTGCATGGGAAATTTTCCGAAATTTTCCATAAACTTATGAGCCTGCAAAGTTTAGACTTGTCTCTCAACCATTTAGAAGGTATGTTTTCAGAGATAAAGTTTCCTAAGTCACTAGCTTATGTGAACCTCACCAATAACCATATCACTGGATCACTTCCCCAAAACATTGCTCATACATTGCCTAATCTCACTCACTTGCTTCTTGGAAATAACCTCATAAATGATTTCATTCCAAATTCATTGTGCAAAATAAACTCTCTGTACCATATTGACCTTTCAGGCAACAATTTAGTTGGCAACATTCCTAATTGTTGGAGTTCAAGTCAAAGATTAAATGAGATAAACCTATCATCTAACAAACTATCAGGAGTTATTCCAAGCTCGTTTGGTCATCTTTCGACTTTGGTTTGGTTGCATTTGAACAATAATAGTCTTCAAGGGGAGTTTCCAAAATTTTGGGGGAATTTAAAGCAATTGTTAATCTTAGATATTGGAGATAATCAAATATCAGGGACTATACCTTCATCGATTGGAGACGATTTCTCCTTAATCCAAATTCTCAGGTTAAGACAAAACAAGTTCCAAGGGTACATTCCATCAAAACTTTGCAAACTTTCAACTTTGCAAATCTTGGACCTTTCCAACAACATGTTGATAGGTTCAATCCCTCCATGCATTGGAAATCTTACAGCAATGATTCAAGGAAGGAAACCATCGGTTACCTTAGCTCCTAGAGATGGGAAAGATGAGCCGAGGAATTTCGATTGGTTTAGCCAAGATATGTCGAGGTATTTTGAACGGTTTAGCCAAGATAAGTCAAGGAATTTTGATTGGTTAGATCAAGATGTCTCCCAGGTTATCAAAGGAAGAGAAGATCATTATACAAGAAATCTGAAATTGATGTCCAATATGGATTTATCATGCAACAATCTGAGTGGACCTATTCCCAAGGGGATAACTCGTTTAACTGCTTTGAGAGGCCTAAATCTATCACACAATCATTTGTCTGGTGAAATTCCTACAACCATAGGGAACATGAAGTCACTTGAATCATTGGACCTCTCTCATGATCAACTTTCAGGCGCAATTCCACCCAATATGTCTAGCTTAACTTTTCTAAGTGCACTAAACTTGTCCTACAACCACCTTTCAGGACAAATTCCACAAGGCAGGCAATTTTCAACATTTATTGATCCATATATTTATGTTGGCAACGACGTTCTTTGTGGTTCACCATTGTCTACTAATTGTGATCCAGATGAAAATGATAGAGATGAAAGTGGAGATGAAGATGAGAAACAAGACAAGGTTGAGAAATTGTGGTTTTACTTTGTGGTAGCACTTGGGTTTACTACTGGATTTTGGGCAGCGATTGGAGTTTTGTTCTTGAAGAAGGATTGGAGGCATGCTTGCTTTAGATGTGTTGATGAGTTAGTGCACAAGATAAGAAATGATTAAAAACTGAATTCATACTCTCTGTTTTTTGTGGCTTACTTGAGGGGTCATGTAA from Trifolium pratense cultivar HEN17-A07 linkage group LG1, ARS_RC_1.1, whole genome shotgun sequence includes these protein-coding regions:
- the LOC123903248 gene encoding uncharacterized protein LOC123903248, translated to MAQERGSENPDQPSLPTRPVGGTEYGWCKAVPGGTGSTVLSLLLSKPPQIPHLQNALHKLQISHPILRSKIHFDTTTNTFQFVTPPNPRVQIQPFDLQSTSQILQTQANDHDSIDPFHALLEHEMNRDTWRDPNDVDVMYASTYTIDEKRFAVFLRLHTSVCDRAAAVALLKELLRLVAGRGGEDGGGGEVKGGEKVNLAIEDLIPEGKKNKPFWARGFDVLGYSLNAFRFSNLSFVNADPPRSSRIVRLQLNADETKRLLDGCKSRGIKLCAALAAAVMLATWISKRLPDYQTEKYAVVTLMDCRRLLDPVLPSSHCGFYHSAILNTHDVSGESLWELAKRSYASFENAVNYNKHFSDMSDLNFLMCKAIDNPGLTPSSSLRTALVSVFEDLVIDESTEMHEELGLEDYLGCASAHGVGPSLAMFDAIRNGKLDCACIYPSPLHSREQIQGLVDHMKRILVDGCNSENQ
- the LOC123903249 gene encoding receptor-like protein EIX2 translates to MLCLWSHHCAILLHSLSSKMSRYKCFVFVIVFHLSHQSSFGCLEQERQALVELKGSFKDPSFRLSSWEGNDCCKWKGVNCSNITGHVVMLDLSNPYSKHKLESQHLHPSLSQFKYLSHLDLSGNNFNSSPIPKWIHSMNHLQFLDLSDSHFSGMIPNNLGNLTKLSYLDLSYNSWLHSDDIYWVSKLSLLQYLSMNDVFLGKVHNLFMVVNMLPSLSELDLRNCGIITQMHSDHQIVSYTNFSSIESLYLADNKLDGSDLNAFRNTSTSIEVIDLSNNSLSSVPFWFSNCVKLEYLILRNNALNGSIPLPLQNLTSLIELDLSQNNIEYVPLWLGGLQSLSYLSLEGNQVNHIEDSLPTILGNMCHLKILHLSGNRLQGNALVGNLQPARCIGFDLMVLDLSNNNFNDQLPIWLGQLKNMVVLTLRLSFFHGPIPNFLGKLSNLEYLSLANNHLNGSIPNSLRKLRNLSYLDISNNHLFGGLPCSITELVNLKYLLLNNNNLSGVLPNCIGQFVNLNSLIISSNNFSGIIPRSIEQLVSLEHLDVSENSLNGTIPQNLGQLSKLHTLYLSKNNLHGKFSEIFHKLMSLQSLDLSLNHLEGMFSEIKFPKSLAYVNLTNNHITGSLPQNIAHTLPNLTHLLLGNNLINDFIPNSLCKINSLYHIDLSGNNLVGNIPNCWSSSQRLNEINLSSNKLSGVIPSSFGHLSTLVWLHLNNNSLQGEFPKFWGNLKQLLILDIGDNQISGTIPSSIGDDFSLIQILRLRQNKFQGYIPSKLCKLSTLQILDLSNNMLIGSIPPCIGNLTAMIQGRKPSVTLAPRDGKDEPRNFDWFSQDMSRYFERFSQDKSRNFDWLDQDVSQVIKGREDHYTRNLKLMSNMDLSCNNLSGPIPKGITRLTALRGLNLSHNHLSGEIPTTIGNMKSLESLDLSHDQLSGAIPPNMSSLTFLSALNLSYNHLSGQIPQGRQFSTFIDPYIYVGNDVLCGSPLSTNCDPDENDRDESGDEDEKQDKVEKLWFYFVVALGFTTGFWAAIGVLFLKKDWRHACFRCVDELVHKIRND